The genome window GACTTGCAGCAGTATCGCCTGAAACGAGTCCCACTTTCGGATATTCATTCCATCTAGATATTTGAGTATTATTCATTTTATCTACATATGGTATATAACCAATTTTCTTTATAAACAATCCAGATTTACCAACAAAAGTTTGGTTTAAATCGGAAATAGATAGCTTTTTAATAATTTTGCCATCTTTTATAATAGCTATATATTTTTCAATGGTAAAACCTGTTTTACCGTTTCCTTTAACATTAAAATATCTTTTTGCAACAACATTATGTGTAATTAATTTTTTAACTTTAGCGGATGATTTTTCAATATATTTATCATTAAATAAAAGTTTACAAGTATCATCAATGCCAAATCGGTAATTTATTTTTTTTGTATTTTCAATTTGAACTATGGCATTTAACCAAGGCTCTTCTTTATCTAAATCTATAGATACTAACTCAGTTACGTTAGAAGAGAATACATTTTCTAAATTACTACTCTCGAGAATTTGTTTAGCATCGTTAATTATTTCCCATTTTTCTTCGTTACTGTATAGATTTTTCTTATTATCAGCTTTTTGTGGTGTAAAAGGATTTTGCTGAATTGAATTTAAATGAGAATCAGAATCTCCAGCGCTAAAATTTAACTTTTGGAGTAAAGATTTTTTTTCTTGATCAAGATATATACAAAAAGCAGCGATATGTTGGCATTTTTCAGCTCTTCTTCTATTTGCTTGGCAAGTACATTCCATCCATTGTACAAATCTTCCTTGAGCATGAATTTTGAGTCTTACTTCGTAATTTTCACCTATGCCAGCTTTAACTCTGCAACTTAATAATTCGCCAAATGATTGAAAATTATGAATACCACCAGAACGATATATGGAAATACCATTTTGCCAGTTGTTTCCTTGAAATTGAGAAAATACAAAATCTATAAATGAATTAGAAGCCATTTTTATTCTGTCTAAAAATTTTTTTAAAAAGAACGAATTCTTTTTAAAAATTAAATTAATGGGAAATATAATTAGTTATTTCTACTTGCGACTCTTCCATCACTTCTTTCAAGTTTAAGATAATCCGCAAGTGTAGTTTGTGCTACAGAGCTTGCACGTATAACCCAGTTTTGTGGGCTTGCGATTACTGTTCCGATAGCAATACTGTTGGGACTATTTAGAGGCGCAATACCGCTAAACCAAGTGTATAAAACATCTCTATTTTCTGGATCAAGAAGAGTACCTGTTTTACCACCAATTTCATCAGCATCTGCTCTAGTTCCAGCTTTGTGAAATGTCCTTCTACTTGTCCCAGTAGCAATTGTAGCTAACATAAGAGTTTCAACTTTTAAAGCAGTTTGTGGTGAAACTATTTTACCAATTTGAATTGGTTTTGCTCTGTAGACTTCTTTCCCTTCAGTATTAAAAGCAGCTTCTACAAGATATGGAGCCATCATGATTCCTTTGTTGTTAATAGCCGCAGACAGTAAAGCAGCATGCACAGGATTGAGTTTCGTAGCTCCAAATCCAGCTCCTGCTTCAGCAACTTCTTGAGGTGTTGCGGTGTCTGGATCTGGTAATAGAAACATACTAGTTTGAAGTTTTACATCACTGGGTATCGGTTTATTAAACATAAATCGTTCAGCATAATATTTTAAAGATGAAAGTCCAACATCATAAAGTGCTATTCTAGCAAAAGCAGTGTTACAGCTTGAGCCAAAAGCTTTTGCAAAAGTTAAGTGTTGGTTATCACGAGCTGGATCAGCGAGCCAATTTCCATTTCTTAGATTACCACAACCCCCGCGAAAAGATATTTCATCATAAGGATTTAGATTTCTTTTTTCAATAGCTGCTGAAGCTGTTACAATTTTCATTAGACTTGCCGCTGGTGCTCTTGAAGAAACTGAAATAATTGCATTTCTATTTCCTCCATTCTGCGACAAAGCTAAAATTTTTCCAGTTTTTGGATCAATAATGGCAGTAGATCCTGTTAAAATTTTTGTATGAGTTAAATATTTTTCAGCAGCGTCTTGCAATTGCTGGTCTATTGTTAATTCTAATTTATAGCCTTTAAAATAAGAATATGTTTTCCCATTTTTGAAAAATATTTTTGAGGCGACCTCAGGCCAATCAATTTGTCCAAATGGTGTGCTAAAAGCTACTCCATTATTATTTAATGCTTCTCTTGGATCAGTAAAGGCTTTTACTTTAATAGGTGCTTGATTAAACCGATTTTGATTAATTAATGAAGAACCATTATAGGCAGAAAAAAGAACAGGTTGAGCTGTAACATAAAGAGTTTTAGCATCAGTACGAGCGAAGTTTTCTTCTCTAACTCTTCTTTTTTTTCCTTTTCCAATTTTTCTATTTTTACTTTTTGCTTTGCCTTTAATTTTTTTACCATTCTGTGAGTATAAAATTGTTACATTTTTGTTTTGAGCAGAAGCCTCAATAGAAATTAAATCACAGAATATTATAGATATAGCAGTGATAAATAATAATTTTATATATTTTTTGATAACAAATTTCATTAGAATTTCCTCAGACTAATTCTTATTGAAAATTGTAACACACATTTACCTTTTTTCATCTATACCTAGCTGAGAATTCAAATCTTGCTTCGTAATCGTCCAACAATGCAAGGTGCTCGTTTCTAATTCACCTTTTCGAACTATAGGTACAACGCGTTTTGAGTGATAAATACCAAAGTTGTTGGAGTTATTCAGATTTGAAAGCCTTTCTTTAACATCTGTGACACTATTGCCATATAATATTTTCGGCATTTCTTCGAAGATCGAAAGATAGATTATAGCATTATTCTTACTATATTCTATAATTTTATTTAAAGCGAGGCATCTAATTATGCTTAGGATATTAAAATCAATAGGAAAAATATTTTTTTTTGCTTGAATAATAAGACTTTGGCCAGTAAAACTTAAACTTTTGTCAATAATCTCCTTTTCTTTTTCTTTAAATATCATACTAGTATATAATATTGGTATCTCTATAACTTCTATAATGGGAATCAGTTGTGAAGGATTGCTCCATGCTACATAAGTAACAGGAATTGAGGAGTAATACCCATGTCCCAGTTTTCCTGCTGTCGTAAAAATAGGATATATATTAGGTATTTTTACAATTTCTGATAAATCTTCATCACAAGAGCATGTATTTTTTCTTTTAGAAAAAGTATTGTGTCTGAGAATAGTGTTTTTCCGTTCCTTTGGAATAATATAGGTTAAAGGTAACGAATCGAATAGTTTTTTAGCTGCAATAAATGCTTTAGTTGTCATATCCTTGTCCTACTACAATTAGTATCTAACAATCATTTATTAATTTTTATACTTTTATAATACGAACTATTTTAGTGTTTAAAAAGTTTAAAAAATAATTTTTTGGAGAAAATAAGGTGTTTGCTAAAGCTAAGGAATTAAAAGTTATGTCATCCACACAAAGTATTGAAAATGTATCTAAAAAATTTAAAGGCGTCCCTTTTTCTCTCCTTGGAAGCCAGACATTTTTTCAAGGTAAGGTAATCTTAAAAGGTGAAGCGAGACTAGCTGGACATATTGAAGGGACTATCATTTCTGAAGATGTCTTAATAATTGAAGAATCTGCACTGATTAAAGGTGAAATACAAGGAGTGGTCATTGAGGTAAGCGGCGTTTTTGAAGGGACAATTAAAGCTGCCGAGCTTCTAAGATTAACACCGACAGCGCGTGTGCAAGGAGAGATTGCTTCATATAAATTAATAGTAGAAGAAGGTGCAAAATTATTAGGTAAATTGTCTTGTTTAGATCCTCCAAGACATGTTAAAGATGATGTTACTTTAGCAGTAGTAAGTTAATTGATAAGATATTTATCCCATCTTAAGGAGAATATTTTTGAATTCTGAGAAACAAGAAACTAAAGACTCAATAAAAGACATTTATAGTGAATCAAAACATAGAATTCGATTAATATTGGCTATGCTAGGGAAATATGAACCTGAAAAAATAAATCCGTTACCTGATGAAAAATCTTTTGCAACTATTTCTAATTTAATAAATAGTATTATGAGTGCAGCGCAATTTGAATCAGAAAATCAATATAGAAATGCAATTGTTGAAATTTCAAATTGGATGAATTGCGCATTTAATCAAGAATATCTTACTAAAAATGAAAAATTATATCCAAATCCATTATTTGCTGTAAGAAAAGGTGGAGAAATTTTGCACTCCTTTTTACATAGAGACTTAAGAAGAAAACAATTTTCATCTGAAGAAGATGAAATATATAGAAATTTTTTAAAATTAATTTCTTCCTTGCCTGATCCAAGAAATAAAAAATTAGATCAAGGTGATGTTGATGGTATGATAGATGATTTATTAAAAACTAGTTAATAATTATGAACAACCCGCCTCTTTCATTGCTTTTTAGTATTATCTTAAATAATATATTTAAGGTTTTTATTTTTTAATTTTTGGATGTTAAAATGCAGAATATTAAGTATTTTTCAAGATTTGCATGGTTTTTCTTGTGGTATAATTTTTACGCCGTATTAGGTGGAGCGTATGTACGCGCAACAGGGTCTGGTGCTGGTTGTGGTGAGCATTGGCCTTTGTGTAATGGTCAAGTTGTTCCGAATCTATCAACAATTCATACGGTAATAGAATATACCCACAGGGTATCTAGTGGAGTTTTAGGAATTGGCTCTATAGTACTTTTGTTTTGGGCTTTTAGAGTTTCTAAAAAAGGCGATCCTATTAGAAAATCTGCTTCTGTTGCCTTTTGTTTTGTTGTTTTTGAAGCACTATTAGGTGCTGGGCTCGTAATATTTGGTTTAGTAGCAGCTAATTCCTCCATTTTACGGACGGTTGTTATGTCTTTGCATTTGGTTGCTACTTTTATATTAATAGCATCAATAGCATTAACGGCTGCATGGTCATCTGGATTTGTAAATGTTTGGAAATTTAGAATTAGTGATAGAAGAATTTTTCCAGCATCATTAATAATAATTGGAATGTTTTTTATTGGTATGACAGGAGCAATTACTGCTTTAGGTGATACATTGTTTAAA of Pigmentibacter sp. JX0631 contains these proteins:
- a CDS encoding polymer-forming cytoskeletal protein, which encodes MFAKAKELKVMSSTQSIENVSKKFKGVPFSLLGSQTFFQGKVILKGEARLAGHIEGTIISEDVLIIEESALIKGEIQGVVIEVSGVFEGTIKAAELLRLTPTARVQGEIASYKLIVEEGAKLLGKLSCLDPPRHVKDDVTLAVVS
- a CDS encoding COX15/CtaA family protein; amino-acid sequence: MQNIKYFSRFAWFFLWYNFYAVLGGAYVRATGSGAGCGEHWPLCNGQVVPNLSTIHTVIEYTHRVSSGVLGIGSIVLLFWAFRVSKKGDPIRKSASVAFCFVVFEALLGAGLVIFGLVAANSSILRTVVMSLHLVATFILIASIALTAAWSSGFVNVWKFRISDRRIFPASLIIIGMFFIGMTGAITALGDTLFKPNYVGEGLVSDFYQAEHFLKSLRVVHPILAILISIFTVFTAWFLTNKNSSKTQKKMLYYIVTIFIVQILSGFVNIFLLAPVWMQMVHLFLADLTWIACVLFYSEVLSKECVQNEGELGLIKN
- a CDS encoding penicillin-binding transpeptidase domain-containing protein, producing MKFVIKKYIKLLFITAISIIFCDLISIEASAQNKNVTILYSQNGKKIKGKAKSKNRKIGKGKKRRVREENFARTDAKTLYVTAQPVLFSAYNGSSLINQNRFNQAPIKVKAFTDPREALNNNGVAFSTPFGQIDWPEVASKIFFKNGKTYSYFKGYKLELTIDQQLQDAAEKYLTHTKILTGSTAIIDPKTGKILALSQNGGNRNAIISVSSRAPAASLMKIVTASAAIEKRNLNPYDEISFRGGCGNLRNGNWLADPARDNQHLTFAKAFGSSCNTAFARIALYDVGLSSLKYYAERFMFNKPIPSDVKLQTSMFLLPDPDTATPQEVAEAGAGFGATKLNPVHAALLSAAINNKGIMMAPYLVEAAFNTEGKEVYRAKPIQIGKIVSPQTALKVETLMLATIATGTSRRTFHKAGTRADADEIGGKTGTLLDPENRDVLYTWFSGIAPLNSPNSIAIGTVIASPQNWVIRASSVAQTTLADYLKLERSDGRVASRNN